Proteins encoded within one genomic window of Salmo trutta chromosome 11, fSalTru1.1, whole genome shotgun sequence:
- the LOC115201991 gene encoding transmembrane protein 132D-like produces the protein MDRKRRSYANKGSVNLRANFSAEFVVIRLKVKKGLLSLVAQRSLNSDLWVVSLERTQGSKHDVISIICHKLAGHMDSDSPAALQQVACLSVDGLRRSFGVAMTVSASWRVEYSGRKNPPPPHDREKVGISPITESGMIINTAILTSEPVSLPVIVLAVGHDGKVSDITTAVKCQSSNDDIVKVSSDCSTLFVDGSESGVGSTCVGVEFLLGTLSGSLCLSVWAPVVPLRVSLSDNELSAIEGWNHYTENGCSPVYQRSTVQVLAQFSAQGGQGQLTYLLGSDWFVDATEMVRNWLRVENPRVAVLDKQSNLIGLHPGKTSVHVISNQWDGVLGSCDVIVTSEHVTPGDLSVQVVGGLGMSINASPAHPAVVTATVTAYNILYQRGQEASISVWLQFSDDSATLLSTFSRGTFALRLSSLAETVVAVMPGPSPRVVAQGEGGGPLLKAELLVTTCKPMTNSVDGDLANSKEGSGTKRLAKGSGWIRVNLDSDLRPMGSEEADFELLDISDMLVESSDRDVKYSNFLDNDILIGNVTTVKGDDYYDKAGDGMIARNDLERAVLTPNHEESAVFSLPGWRERGRRNRRVQSWGWVSGQFSPFSASPYSSSW, from the exons atggacaggaagaggaggagctacG CCAATAAGGGTTCTGTGAACCTGAGGGCCAATTTCAGTGCAGAGTTTGTTGTTATCCG ACTGAAGGTGAAGAAAGGCCTTTTGTCTCTGGTTGCCCAGCGCTCCCTGAACTCTGACCTCTGGGTTGTGAGCCTGGAGAGAACCCAGGGCTCCAAGCATGATGTCATCTCCATCATCTGCCACAAGCTGGCCGGACACATGGACAGCGACAG tcCCGCTGCTCTGCAGCAGGTTGCCTGTCTGTCAGTGGACGGCTTGCGAAGGAGTTTCGGGGTTGCCATGACGGTATCGGCCAGCTGGCGGGTAGAGTACTCAGGCCGTAAAAACCCTCCGCCACCACACG acagagagaaagtgggcATCTCTCCCATAACTGAA AGTGGCATGATCATCAACACGGCCATCTTGACCAGCGAGCCCGTGTCACTTCCTGTCATTGTGCTGGCAGTGGGGCATGATGGGAAGGTGTCTGACATCACCACGGCGGTGAAGTGCCAGTCGTCCAACGATGATATCGTCAAG GTGTCAAGCGACTGCTCCACCCTCTTCGTGGACGGAAGTGAATCAGGGGTGGGCAGCACCTGTGTAGGGGTGGAGTTTCTCCTGGGCACGCTCAGTGGGTCCCTGTGTCTGTCCGTGTGGGCTCCTGTCGTCCCGCTGCGCGTCTCACTGTCCGACAACGAGCTGAGCGCCATCGAGGGCTGGAACCACTACACGGAGAACGG CTGTTCTCCAGTGTACCAGAGGTCCACGGTTCAGGTTCTGGCCCAGTTCAGTGCTCAGGGGGGCCAGGGTCAGCTGACCTACCTGCTGGGCTCTGATTGGTTTGTGGATGCCACAGAGATGGTCCGTAATTGGCTGAGGGTAGAGAATCCTCGCGTGGCGGTCCTCGACAAGCAGAGCAATCTGATTGGTCTACACCCGGGGAAAACTTCAGTTCAT GTCATATCAAACCAATGGGACGGTGTTCTGGGTAGCTGTGATGTCATCGTGACCTCTGAACACGTGACCCCAGGTGACCTCTCCGTGCAGGTTGTGGGAGGACTCGGTATGTCAATCAATGCAAGCCCTGCCCATCCTGCTGTTGTCACAGCAACCGTGACAGCATACAACATCCTCTACCAGCGTGGGCAG gaaGCGTCCATCAGTGTCTGGCTCCAGTTCAGCGATGATAGCGCCACGTTGCTCTCCACCTTCAGCCGTGGTACCTTCGCCCTTCGCCTCTCCTCATTGGCAGAAACCGTGGTTGCCGTGATGCCCGGCCCGTCACCGCGCGTCGTCGCCCAGGGCGAAGGGGGCGGGCCTTTACTGAAAGCAGAACTCCTGGTCACCACCTGCAAGCCAATGACGAACTCCGTTGACGGGGACCTGGCCAATTCAAAGGAAGGAAGCGGGACCAAGAGGCTGGCTAAAGGATCAGGCTGGATCAGGGTGAACCTGGACTCGGACCTTCGTCCAATGGGGAGCGAGGAGGCGGACTTTGAGCTGCTTGACATTTCGGACATGCTGGTGGAGTCATCGGACAGGGACGTTAAGTACAGCAACTTCCTGGACAATGACATCCTCATAGGGAACGTCACCACCGTCAAAGGTGACGACTATTATGACAAGGCCGGCGATGGGATGATCGCCAGGAATGACCTGGAGCGAGCGGTGTTGACCCCGAATCACGAAGAGAGCGCTGTGTTTTCTCTCccgggttggagagagagagggaggagaaaccGGAGGGTACAGAGCTGGGGGTGGGTGTCGGGGCAGTTCTCTCCCTTCTCTGCCTCTCCGTACTCCTCTTCCTGGTGA